Within the Photobacterium swingsii genome, the region CGGCAACAATCAATTCACCTAGCTGAATGTGACTTTGTAATGCACCTGCCGATCCAACGCGAATCAGATACTTTGCACCGCATAAGGCTAATTCTTCTAGTGCAATGATGGCTGAAGGAGCCCCTATACCTGTACTGCACACTGTGATTTTTTGGCCTTGGTAGTCACCGCTAACCACTCGGTATTCGCGGTTGTTAGCGAGCTGTTCGCTGTTGTCGAGTAAGGTTGCGATTCGATTGACTCTATCGGGTTCGCCACAGACGATCACTTTTTCTGATACATCAGCAATACCGACAGCGATATGGGGTTGTTGGGCATGGTTACTCATTACGCTAACTCGTTTGCTGTTTCAGTTGTTTTATTTTGATTCTGTTTTGCTGTCCCCATCCATGTACGTGTACCGTTCATCGCAATGAATAGCAAAATAGCGTACTCGATAGATAGTGCATATACACCTTGAGCGGCATAAATACCGACACTGATGATGTTAATCACGACCCATAAAATCCAATTCTCAACATATTTACGGGTCATTAAGATTTGGGCTACCACAGAAAGCACTGTCATAACAGAATCCCAAAATGGGAATGCATCAGGTTCTAGCGTTGGGCGGGCTAAGTCTGCACCCAACAGGTTTAGGCCATCGACGCTAATATTGGCGAGTGCTAAGAAGAATGGGTCGATGTAAATGGTCATGAGGCCTATGGCTAGCACACTTACAGCAACCGTGTAAGACAGTTTTTGTTTGCTGAGCCAACGTACTTCAAGCATGTCACCATTTTCAGATGCAGGTCTAGTCCATGCGTACCAGCCATAAAGGTTGGCGCAAAAGAAAAACAGTTGCAGTAGCAAAATGCCATATAGCTGGATTTGGTAAAAAATGATGGCAAACAACGTGACATTAATTAAGCCAAATAAGTAGTTAATCGTTTTTTCTTGGCTGGCATTCCAAATACACAGTAAGCCAAAAATTGTTCCGATGGCTTCAATCCACGACATAGCGTAGCCGCCACCAATAGGGATGTTGATAAGGGTGTTATTGATATCGAACCAAGCGATAAAGTCCATCATGCATGTCCTTGGGTGATTATTGGTATGGCGCTAGTGTAGGAAATTGCTTTTATTATCTTAAGGACATTTGTCCGACTAGCATTGGCAACCTTCATGTTTTGAGAATTATCCCATGGCTTGATGAATGGGTGCACACATTCATCTTGGAGAGGAGGTGTTCAAAAGCTAGGTTTAAAGGTATCTGCGCTTCTCTATTATTTTTTAGTCTTTTGTTTTTACACATGATCAAAAAAAGATCAGTCGATACGCCCAATAAAGTTTGTATATCTGTAAAATCATATATATGATAATTCGCATATCTTAACTATTGCTTCTTAATCTCGAAAAGGGAATCACATGGCTATTAAAGTAGGTATTAACGGTTTTGGTCGTATCGGTCGTTTAGCATTACGTGCGGCATTTGATTGGCAAGATGTAGAGTTTGTACAAATAAATGATGTTGCAGGTGATGCAACAACCTTAGGCCACTTACTTGAGTTCGATTCAGTTCAAGGCCGCTGGGGTCATCAAGTTGGCGTGGATGGCGACACTTTAGTGGTTAATGGACAACGTATTCGTTGTACGCAAGCGCGTGACATTAATGATGTTGATTGGTCTGAGTGTGATGTTGTTCTTGAGGCGACGGGTGTGCACCGTAAAACGGCGATGCTACAACAATACCTCGACCAAGGTGTTAAGCGTGTTGTCGTTTCTGCACCTGTTAAAGAGGAAGGTGTCTTGAATGTGGTTGTTGGTGTTAACGATCATCTTTACAACCCTGAGCAACACCGCATCGTAACAGCAGCGTCATGTACTACGAACTGCATTGCACCAATTGTAAAAGTTATTCATGAGAAATTGGGTATTGAGCAATCTTCATTTACGACAATTCACGATTTAACCAATACCCAAACAATTTTGGATGCGCCGCATAAAGATCTTCGCCGTGCCCGTGCGTGTGGAATGAGCTTGATCCCAACTACGACAGGCTCAGCAACAGCAATCGTTGAAATCTTCCCAGAGCTAGCAGGCAAAATTAACGGTCATGCGGTACGTGTGCCATTAGCAAATGCTTCATTAACCGATATTATTTTTGATGTAAGTCGTGATACGACTGCGGAAGAAGTTAATGCGTTACTGCAAGCAGCCGCTGAAGGTGAAATGAAAGGTGTACTCGGTTTTGAAGCGCGTCCTCTCGTATCGATTGACTACAAAGGTGACCAACGCTCAACCATCGTTGATGCATTGTCTACCATGGTTGTGAATAATCGCATGGTAAAGGTGTACGCGTGGTACGACAACGAAATGGGCTACGCAACACGTACAGCCGAACTGATCCGTAAAGTGGGCGCATAAATTAAGTAGATATACTTAGTTGAGTTAAAAGGCATAGCCATGATCGCGACTTTTTCACAATTACCCCAGCAAGTGCGCCAATACATCTTGGTGACGTTTAATTACTGGAATTTTACCGTTACTGATGGTGCATTACGTATGCTCGTGGTGTTGCATTTTCACCACTTGGGTTACACACCGCTACAAATAGCGTCTTTGTTCTTGTTTTATGAGTTCTTTGGAGTAGTCACTAACCTTATTGGGGGGTGGCTTGGTGCTAGGCTTGGTTTAAATAAAACCATGAATATTGGTTTAGCCATGCAGGTCACGGCGTTGTTAATGCTCGCTGTTCCCGCCGATTCACTGACAGTGTTGTGGGTTATGCTTGCACAGGCTATTTCTGGCATAGCTAAAGACCTGAATAAAATGAGTGCGAAAAGCGCGATCAAAACGTTAGTACCAAACGATCAACAAGGTGCTTTGTACAAGTGGATTGCCATTCTGACTGGGTCGAAAAATGCCTTAAAAGGTGCAGGTTTCTTCTTAGGTGGACTCTTGCTGGCTTGGCTCGGCTTCCAAGGTGCGGTTGTGCTAATGGCATCTGTGCTGATGGCTGTACTCATCATGAGCCTGATTTGGCTTGAAAAAGACTTAGGTAAAGCCAAAAAAGCCATCAAGTTTAAAGAGATTTTCTCTAAGAGTCGTAGCATTAATATCTTGTCAGCCGATCGAATGTTTTTGTTCGGTGCGCGTGATGTCTGGTTTGTCGTCGCGCTTCCTATTTACCTAGGGCAAGTGTTTGGTTGGGATCATTTATGGGTGGGTGGTTTCCTTGCACTTTGGGTGATCGCCTATGGCTTTGTGCAAGGCTTTGCGCCGCGCATTACAGGTAAAGCACAAGGTATTGTTCCTGATGGTCGTGTCGCTATGATTTGGGTTGCCTTGCTAGCTCTTATTACGGGTGCCATAGCTTTAGGTGTTCAATATAACTGGCAGCCACAATTCACGATAGTTTTTGGTTTACTTGTTTTTGGCGCTGTATTTGCTGTTAATTCATCGCTGCACTCATACCTCATTGTGAGTTACGCAAAAGGTGATGGGGTGTCTTTAGATGTCGGTTTTTACTATATGGCAAATGCGATGGGGCGCTTAATTGGTACGATCTTATCTGGTTGGGTGTACCAAGAAGCAGGTTTAGCGGCTTGTCTGTGGGTCTCGTTTGGGTTCTTAGTTGTCACGACATTGATCTCTATCGGCTTACCTCAACATAAAACTGTTTCTGCATAGTAACGCTGCTCTATGACAAACCACGGTGATCCAATTACCGTGGTTTTTCTTTTTTAGTCTGATTTACTTCATCAGCAAGGATTCATTAATTAAGTTCCGTTATACTTTTTATAAAGGTGACTTGAAGATAATTGTTTCTAGTATGGCGCAGAAATACCGCTGTTACGCCTTTTGCTTGATATGAAATTCAAGTAAAAACAGAACGATAACCATAATCATAAGGCGAAAGTATGCAGGCTATTTGTTTCGATTTTGATGGTACATTGATAGATTCAGAAGTTTTTCACGCACAAAATTGGTCTAACTATATTGCCTCTGTAGGGGGCGATATTTCACAACCTCAGTTTCTATCTCATTACGCAGGGCTGCCTTGGCCTAAAGTTGCGGCAGAGATGAAAAATCAATTTTCATTGACTCAAGAAATCCATCATATTTTGCATGATATGGAAGCGCTAACCCGCGAAATGCTGCAAAAAGGACATATTCCAGCAATGCCTGGTGTGGACAATGCACTTAAGCAGTTACACGGGCAGTGTCCATTAATGGTAGTGACAGGGTCACCTCGGGAATATGTTGAAGGGATATTAGACCGATTAGGCTGGTTATCACTTTTTGACGGTGTCGTGACGGGGCAGGATGTCGAGAATAACAAACCGTCTCCAGAAATTTATCAATTGGCTTGTAAACAATTAAATGAGCAACCTGATCGTGTCATCGCTGTAGAAGACAGCCTTACGGGGATCACGTCTTCGTTATCTGCTGGGTTGCCGACAATATTGGTGAACCCTGAACTTCCGCAGTGGAATATGGATGTTCATGATTCATTTTCATCGATGGAGGAAGCGCAAGTGCTGCTGCATCGAATGATAGCGTAAAGTAACAACATGCAGTAAGGACTTAACTCGTAGTAGAAAGGAGAGCATATGAATAAATGGCTTCTACCAATTTTTGCGGGCCTGTCATTGTCGGGTTGTGTACTGCAGCCTGAATTGGCATTTAATGACGATACTGCATGGAAAAACTATGGCTATGAAACGGCACTTTCAGGAATGATAAAAAATTCTGAAGATGATCTACGAAGCCGCGATAAAATGAAGTCGTTGCAAGCAACAGGCTATCAAGCCTATAGTGACGGTTATGAGTTAGGGCGAACAGAATATTGTGCACAAAATGCTTTTATACTAGGTGTTAAAAACCAAGCATATCATGGCATTTGTGATCGCTTAGACTGGACGTTTCGACAAGACTATATCAGCGGGCGTACAAGTCGTGCTGGCCGTTCATTTTAATAGTAAAAGAGTAATAACAGGCAAAGTATGCAAAACGAAGACATCATGACAGGCGAAATGCTTGTTGAGGCGGTTGAGAACCAACTGGCTGAAGGTAATCCTGTCAAAGTAAAAGAAACATTAATGCGCTTAGTCATGACGGGCACACCACGTGAAGAAGCATTAGAAATGATTGCCTGCGCGCTTTCTGTGGAAGTGTTTGATGTAGCAAAGAACGAAGGCACTTTTGATCTTAAGCGCTACAGTGAAAACCTAGACTCGTTACCTGACATGCCTTGGGATTTTGACGAGTAAACATTCCCTGCTTCTAATTAAAAAGCCTTTACTTGAAACCACTGCAGATTATTGCGGTGGTTTTTTATATGCGAGGAAAAATATTCCCCCCTCCTCGTGATGATAACAAAGTCATTAATTATCAAATCGTTGTTGCTGGATAAAATCACGATAACAGCGTTATTGGTATTGCTGGTAGAGCGGTATGCGGACTGTAATGTATACCGCGTTCTAAGCGTCTTTTCTCAGCCTGCTTGGTTATGTCTTATGCGTTAAAGGTATGCGCTGTTGGCTTTTTGATGACTCTGTCGATAATCATCCTATTATACCAACTTGGTTTTGGGGAAGTGATCGATCATCAGCTTTTGAATTAACTGTTAATAATATGAAAAGTCTTATTACTATTTGACACCTGTATGTAAATTATTTCCAAGCATGCTTAGTAGATGGATGTGGCTTTATGCGCAATATTATTCTTCTAATAGTGTGATTAAACCGATGAAAAGGCAAAAAAGTAGCATTATCTAAAGGGTTTTAATGCCAAATAATACTTTGTGGGTGGTTTTAGTATCTAGTTTGCTGCTTAAAACTGGTTATCTGGTCTGGTTTGTTGTAATAAACTGGTTTTTTCTTGTGTGACTAAGTTCAAACTTGGTTGATCATGCTGCTGTGGAATAAAATTCCAGTTTCATTTGTTGCTTATTAGTTAAAATTTAGTGCCACATTCCAAGTTTTTTTCTTTATTGTGTATATAACTTTTAAACAAGGCAGCAAGGAAACTAAAGATGATTATTGGCGTACCTAAGGAAATTAAAGTTCATGAATACCGTGTGGGTATGGTTCCAGCATCTGTAAGTGAAGCAGTAGCGCATGGCCATAAAGTATATGTAGAAACGCTAGCGGGCTCAGGCATTGGATTTAGTGATCAAGACTATATCGATGCAGGTGCACAAATTCTGCCAACAGCTACAGATGTTTTCGCTGAAGCTGAAATGATTGTTAAAGTTAAAGAACCGCAGGCTGTTGAGCGTGCGATGCTTCGTGAAGGTCAAATTCTATTTACCTACCTTCACCTTGCCCCAGATCCAGAACAAACGATTGACCTAATTAACAGCAAAGCGGTATGTATCGCTTACGAAACAGTAACTGATAATCAAGGTCGTCTACCACTTCTAGCTCCTATGTCAGAAGTTGCTGGTCGTATGTCTATCCAAGCCGGTGCTTTTGCCCTAGAGAAATCAAAAGGCGGCCGCGGCATGCTACTAGGTGGTGTACCAGGTGTTGAGCCAGCGAAAGTTGTTATCATCGGTGGTGGTGTGGTTGGTGCTAACGCTGCACAAATGGCCGTTGGCTTACGTGCAAACGTTGTAGTGCTTGACCGTAACATTGATGTACTTCGTCACTTAGACGCGCAGTTTGGTGGCGATGTTCAGTGTGTTTACTCAACCAAAGATGCGATTGAAAAACACGTACTAGAAGCAGATCTTGTTATCGGTGGTGTACTGGTAGCAGGCGCAGCAGCACCAAAACTGGTTACTGCTGAAATGATTAAAGCGATGAAACCTGGTGCTGCAATTGTAGATGTTGCTATCGACCAAGGTGGCTGTGTTGAAACATCGCACGCAACCACGCACAGTGACCCAACATACATTGTTGATGACGTTGTTCACTACTGTGTAGCTAACATGCCAGGTGCGGTTGCACGTACATCTACGTTTGCACTGAACAATGTAACGCTTCCATACATCCTTCAACTAGCTGACAAAGGCTACAAACAAGCACTACAAGATGATAAACATCTTCTTAACGGCTTGAATGTTTACCGTGGCCAAATTACTTGCGAAGAAGTGTCTGAGGCATTAGATATGCCATACATCGCACCAGAAGCTGCTATTGCGTAATCGGCAATAATAAATTAAGTATTAAAAAATCCCCGCACTGTTAGTGACGGGGATTTTTATGTGTTTAATAACTTGCTAAGGCCTTCGCTTGAAAAGTGTCAACTTATTGCAACTTATCAAAATGCTACTTATTAAAAGCTATTCAAGTTTTCGATTAGAACGATATCACGCTGAGCTGCTTGCTTCTCAACGTCTGTTTTCGCTGTTTTAATCGTTTGTTGTAAGCTCGCTAGCGCTTTTTCCATGCTGGCTTTGCTGCTAAAGATTTTATCTTTTACATTGATGGCAGCCACATTGGTATAACGACCATCGTCACTGGTTGGTACTGAGATTTTGCCACTATTCACAAGATCTTTAACGACTTTCGCTTCTTTTTCAAAACCCGTTAGTCCTGCTAAATGCCAGCGATGCATGGGTTTACCTTCGTATTGACCATGCTTAACGTCAGTTAAGTATTTGATGGTTAAGTTACGAATGGTGCCATCTTCTTCGCCAAACTTTTCTTCAGTATCAAAAAGAACAGGGAATTTACGACCTTCCAATACGCCACCTGCTTTGGTTAAGTGGCCCATACGGTAGCTGTTCATACCAATTCGAATCGGTGTTGTGTCAGTGATCAGACTGTTGTCAGCGAATTTCAGATCTTTAATACGTTTGCCTGCGGGCTCCGTTAAGTCGATGGTGTAAGTCACGCCAGCAAAGAAGTCATTGGTGGAGTATTTGGACGCTCGACGCTCAGGGTTAAAACTATAAGTAACGTCACCGTCTTTCACGCTGTTAAAGTAACCTGCTGACCATTCCATATAGGTCTTCAGTTCTTTACCTGTCATTTCATAAACAGTGATTTCGCCGCCAGCGTATTGGTAGTTGTAAGCAATGTCTTTCGCTTTGATTTTACCCACATCCAGTTCAGCTTTGTCGTTGTCAATCTGTAACGCAATCACATTCGCCATTGGTGCGTAGTACATGCTGGCTTCTTGGTATAGCGCACTAATACCTGTGTCTTGAATGTGAACTTGTGGAATACCTTTGATTTCATTTTCAGGTACCAGATCAGTTCCAGTAAGCTCTGCCACTACACGGTTAGCATTTTCACGTAAGCGTTTGTGGTAAGGAGCGTAAAGGCTTTCCATTTTTTTATCAGAGTCTGTGCCTTTGATTTTGTAGGTAAAGCTGTCTTTATTGATTAGCGTAAATTTACCATCACGTTCTTCAAATTGAAGATCAATGCGTGAAAGGGCACGGCCATATTTGTCTGGTTCAGTGATGATCACGCCGTTAACGACAGCTTTGTCGATACGGGTATGCATGTGGCCTGCAACAATCGCGTCAATCTCAGGGTTGGCATTGGCGATATCGGTTACACCAGTGTCTTTAATGTTGTTTTCGTTATCTAGCCCCATGTGTGCAACGAGCACGATGGCATCAACTTTGTCGTCGATTTGCTTGATCACTTTTTTGACTTCAAGCGATGGATTAGTAAAAGTCATGCCATCAAGACGGTTCGTCCCTTCTGCAAAAACAGCGGTCATTGGTGTATCCATGCCGATAACACCAATCTTAATGCCATTACGTTCAATGATGGTATGAGCTGGAAGGAAAGGGTTACCATCTGCACGTTTAATGTTGCCACCCAATGATTGGCCTTCAAATTGCGATAATGAACGGTTTAGCACCTTCAAGCCGAAATCGAATTCGTGGTTACCTAATACCCATACATCGTAAGACATTTCGTTGAACCCAAGCATCATAGGATCGACTGGTTCATCTTTGAATGTCTCAACAAAGTTGCCTTGAATGGTATCGCCTGCATCCACCAAAATAACGTTATCTTGTTCTTGGCGGATCTGTTTCACCTTAGTGGCTATTTGGCTAAGACTGCCACGCATATTGAGCTTATCGCTTGCGTAGTCCCAAGGCATGAAGTGACCATGAATGTCAGATGTCCCTAGAATAGTAACATCGGTAATATCGCCATCCGCCGCAAATGTTGTACCGCTTAACGCAAGAAGTATGGCAGAAGTAAGTAGCTGCTTTTTCATAGAATAAGGCTCGAATTAGAATTATGTAATGATTTCGGGCGCTATGGTAGGAGGATACACAGAATGTTTTGGTGATGAGCATCACCATTTTGATGAAACGGATTTAATATATACCACGCAGTGTGAGTACCATCTCACCGAAGTGGTTAAAGGGATGAAAGATAAGTCATTTCTTACCGTTTGAAAATTAGGCTGAACAATAATCAGCCTAATGATGCAACAGTCATGGGCTTAGCCCTAAAATTGATTCGGGTAATCAGTGATGATGTTATCGACACCCCATGAGCGAAACATCGCGGCTTTATCGGGCTCATTCATTGTCCAGATATGTAATTGCAATCCTGCTGCTTTAATCTTGGTTGCCATATTTTCGGTGAGTTTACTCTGATCGTAATGAATGCTGTAAAGCGACAATTCTTGTGCCTTTCTCATCATATTACGTTTGTTCTTTGAAGTAATAAGGCCACGACGTACTTCCGGGTACAGCGTTTTACAGTAGGTGAGTACACCAAGATCAAAACTTGAAAAGACGAGCTTATCGAGTGGGAAATTCAGCTGTTTAACGGTTTTTACAATTTGTTCGACTAAGGGAAGTACTTCGGTTTTACGATGGATCTTAATTTCTAAATTCATTGTAATACCAAGCTGCTCACAAAGGAGTAGTGCTTCTTCGAGGGTAGGTATTTGCTCTTCACTATATAAATCTTTGTCAGCACCGCTGAACTTGGCGTTTGCATCAAGTTGTTTTAATGTTTCCAGCGACATCTTTCCAACGCTACCACGGCCATTAGTACAGCGGTTCACTGTTTTATCGTGGATCATTACTGGAACCCGATCAGCGCTTAATTGAACGTCCATCTCGACCCAAGTTGTACCACACTCAGCGGCTTTTTTAATCCCTGCAAGGGTATTTTCTGGTGCTAATGCTCGCGCACCACGATGTCCTGAAATCATAGTAAATCCAAATGAATACACTGTTTATGGGGGGAGTGTATCCAATTATGCTGGCGGAATCTTTATTGCTGCTAGCAATATTAAATGCAAGGCCGAGTAGGAAGCTGAAATCCACACGTAAACTGTCGTTTTTTTTCAATTCACATTCAGGCGTTGCCGCTATTATTATGCTTATCGGCTTAACCATTTTTGGCTGCTAGGTTAAGTCGAGACAAATATCGGCATTTAGAACACAAATTGAGTAGGCATAGTGTGCCTAAGGTAAAACAAGAATGAATACAAAACCGACTTTAGCTCAACTTGGTTGGCGTCCTTTTTTTCAACAACAACTCACACTTGAAGAGCTGACGGATTTTCAGATTGGTCGCGTTGTTGAACAGCATCGTAGCGGTGCGATTGTGATGAGTGAACAAGGTCAAGCAAGCCTAATGCAATCGCCACAGAGTGATCGACTTTGTGTCGGTGATTGGGTGCTATTTGATGATAATTTGAAACTTCATCGCCTGTTAGAGCGTCAATCATTGTTCGAACGTAAAGCGCCTGGCTCTAAACTGGATACTCAGCTTATTGCTTCTAATGTTGATAGCTTGCTGGTGGTGTGCTCATTAAATAATGATTTTAACCTAAGCCGCATTGAACGTTATTTGGCGTTGGCAAAAGATGCAGAAGTCGAGCCAGTGATTGTGCTGACGAAAGAAGATCAGTGCGACGATGCAGACGAGAAACGTAAACAAGTTCAAGACTTAGATCCGTTTATGATGGTGCATGCCATTAATGCGTTAGACTCAGAGCACCTTAAAGAGCTGTCTGGTTACTGTAGCTTAGGCAAAACCTTGGCATTGGTTGGGTCATCTGGTGTCGGCAAGTCTACATTGGTCAATGGTCTCATGGGTTTTGAAGCTCAGCTCACCGCAGGTATTCGTGAAGATGACAGTAAAGGTCGCCATACCACGACATCACGTGCGTTAAAGTGGCTGCCACAAGGTGGCTTGTTGATGGACACTCCGGGAATGCGTGAACTGCAGCTGACAGATTGCGAAAAAGGGGTCAATGATACC harbors:
- the pnuC gene encoding nicotinamide riboside transporter PnuC, producing the protein MDFIAWFDINNTLINIPIGGGYAMSWIEAIGTIFGLLCIWNASQEKTINYLFGLINVTLFAIIFYQIQLYGILLLQLFFFCANLYGWYAWTRPASENGDMLEVRWLSKQKLSYTVAVSVLAIGLMTIYIDPFFLALANISVDGLNLLGADLARPTLEPDAFPFWDSVMTVLSVVAQILMTRKYVENWILWVVINIISVGIYAAQGVYALSIEYAILLFIAMNGTRTWMGTAKQNQNKTTETANELA
- a CDS encoding ArsJ-associated glyceraldehyde-3-phosphate dehydrogenase, producing the protein MAIKVGINGFGRIGRLALRAAFDWQDVEFVQINDVAGDATTLGHLLEFDSVQGRWGHQVGVDGDTLVVNGQRIRCTQARDINDVDWSECDVVLEATGVHRKTAMLQQYLDQGVKRVVVSAPVKEEGVLNVVVGVNDHLYNPEQHRIVTAASCTTNCIAPIVKVIHEKLGIEQSSFTTIHDLTNTQTILDAPHKDLRRARACGMSLIPTTTGSATAIVEIFPELAGKINGHAVRVPLANASLTDIIFDVSRDTTAEEVNALLQAAAEGEMKGVLGFEARPLVSIDYKGDQRSTIVDALSTMVVNNRMVKVYAWYDNEMGYATRTAELIRKVGA
- the arsJ gene encoding organoarsenical effux MFS transporter ArsJ; the protein is MIATFSQLPQQVRQYILVTFNYWNFTVTDGALRMLVVLHFHHLGYTPLQIASLFLFYEFFGVVTNLIGGWLGARLGLNKTMNIGLAMQVTALLMLAVPADSLTVLWVMLAQAISGIAKDLNKMSAKSAIKTLVPNDQQGALYKWIAILTGSKNALKGAGFFLGGLLLAWLGFQGAVVLMASVLMAVLIMSLIWLEKDLGKAKKAIKFKEIFSKSRSINILSADRMFLFGARDVWFVVALPIYLGQVFGWDHLWVGGFLALWVIAYGFVQGFAPRITGKAQGIVPDGRVAMIWVALLALITGAIALGVQYNWQPQFTIVFGLLVFGAVFAVNSSLHSYLIVSYAKGDGVSLDVGFYYMANAMGRLIGTILSGWVYQEAGLAACLWVSFGFLVVTTLISIGLPQHKTVSA
- a CDS encoding HAD family hydrolase, translating into MQAICFDFDGTLIDSEVFHAQNWSNYIASVGGDISQPQFLSHYAGLPWPKVAAEMKNQFSLTQEIHHILHDMEALTREMLQKGHIPAMPGVDNALKQLHGQCPLMVVTGSPREYVEGILDRLGWLSLFDGVVTGQDVENNKPSPEIYQLACKQLNEQPDRVIAVEDSLTGITSSLSAGLPTILVNPELPQWNMDVHDSFSSMEEAQVLLHRMIA
- a CDS encoding DUF2799 domain-containing protein; this encodes MNKWLLPIFAGLSLSGCVLQPELAFNDDTAWKNYGYETALSGMIKNSEDDLRSRDKMKSLQATGYQAYSDGYELGRTEYCAQNAFILGVKNQAYHGICDRLDWTFRQDYISGRTSRAGRSF
- the ald gene encoding alanine dehydrogenase: MIIGVPKEIKVHEYRVGMVPASVSEAVAHGHKVYVETLAGSGIGFSDQDYIDAGAQILPTATDVFAEAEMIVKVKEPQAVERAMLREGQILFTYLHLAPDPEQTIDLINSKAVCIAYETVTDNQGRLPLLAPMSEVAGRMSIQAGAFALEKSKGGRGMLLGGVPGVEPAKVVIIGGGVVGANAAQMAVGLRANVVVLDRNIDVLRHLDAQFGGDVQCVYSTKDAIEKHVLEADLVIGGVLVAGAAAPKLVTAEMIKAMKPGAAIVDVAIDQGGCVETSHATTHSDPTYIVDDVVHYCVANMPGAVARTSTFALNNVTLPYILQLADKGYKQALQDDKHLLNGLNVYRGQITCEEVSEALDMPYIAPEAAIA
- a CDS encoding bifunctional metallophosphatase/5'-nucleotidase codes for the protein MKKQLLTSAILLALSGTTFAADGDITDVTILGTSDIHGHFMPWDYASDKLNMRGSLSQIATKVKQIRQEQDNVILVDAGDTIQGNFVETFKDEPVDPMMLGFNEMSYDVWVLGNHEFDFGLKVLNRSLSQFEGQSLGGNIKRADGNPFLPAHTIIERNGIKIGVIGMDTPMTAVFAEGTNRLDGMTFTNPSLEVKKVIKQIDDKVDAIVLVAHMGLDNENNIKDTGVTDIANANPEIDAIVAGHMHTRIDKAVVNGVIITEPDKYGRALSRIDLQFEERDGKFTLINKDSFTYKIKGTDSDKKMESLYAPYHKRLRENANRVVAELTGTDLVPENEIKGIPQVHIQDTGISALYQEASMYYAPMANVIALQIDNDKAELDVGKIKAKDIAYNYQYAGGEITVYEMTGKELKTYMEWSAGYFNSVKDGDVTYSFNPERRASKYSTNDFFAGVTYTIDLTEPAGKRIKDLKFADNSLITDTTPIRIGMNSYRMGHLTKAGGVLEGRKFPVLFDTEEKFGEEDGTIRNLTIKYLTDVKHGQYEGKPMHRWHLAGLTGFEKEAKVVKDLVNSGKISVPTSDDGRYTNVAAINVKDKIFSSKASMEKALASLQQTIKTAKTDVEKQAAQRDIVLIENLNSF
- a CDS encoding glycerophosphodiester phosphodiesterase family protein; amino-acid sequence: MISGHRGARALAPENTLAGIKKAAECGTTWVEMDVQLSADRVPVMIHDKTVNRCTNGRGSVGKMSLETLKQLDANAKFSGADKDLYSEEQIPTLEEALLLCEQLGITMNLEIKIHRKTEVLPLVEQIVKTVKQLNFPLDKLVFSSFDLGVLTYCKTLYPEVRRGLITSKNKRNMMRKAQELSLYSIHYDQSKLTENMATKIKAAGLQLHIWTMNEPDKAAMFRSWGVDNIITDYPNQF
- the rsgA gene encoding ribosome small subunit-dependent GTPase A: MNTKPTLAQLGWRPFFQQQLTLEELTDFQIGRVVEQHRSGAIVMSEQGQASLMQSPQSDRLCVGDWVLFDDNLKLHRLLERQSLFERKAPGSKLDTQLIASNVDSLLVVCSLNNDFNLSRIERYLALAKDAEVEPVIVLTKEDQCDDADEKRKQVQDLDPFMMVHAINALDSEHLKELSGYCSLGKTLALVGSSGVGKSTLVNGLMGFEAQLTAGIREDDSKGRHTTTSRALKWLPQGGLLMDTPGMRELQLTDCEKGVNDTFSEITELADQCRFADCQHGSEPGCAIQAALADGSLAERRFVSYQKLLREQAFNGATLAEKRTKDKAFGKMISSIQNESRQRKKGF